The DNA region GTACAGTAAAGAATCTTTAAGCCGGTAATTGAATGTTCCTATTTTCCCGTTCATATATTGGGCATACCCTGGTCCACCAATGGCTTCAATCAATACGGAATAAGTTTTATTTTGAGTGTCTAAGGTATATGACCCGGAAAATGCTGCGTAAATTTGCTTTTTTGAATACTGTATATCAGTAACCATAAACCTATCACCGGTAATTGTCTGATACCTGATTTGCCCCGGCTGGCCCCCATAGGTAGTATCAGGAACGCCATTGTTCATGATTTGCCAGGTACCAAGCAAAGCTTTTTTGTCATTAACTACCCTCCTGGAACTCAAACAAGCCGAAAATATTACTGCACAAAAGGTTAAAAAGATGACAGATAAAATTGTTAGTTTTTTCATTGCGTTTGTTTTTAGGTTAAATAAATCGAGTGTGTAACTACAGGCTTTACGGATCATATCGCGAATCTGATCCGTTGTTTTACCTGACCGCTCAGCAGTACCGGGCAATGAGTTGTAAACTTCGTGACCAAGGGCAGCGAAGATTAGTTTTACCGTATAACTTCTTGGCGTTACTTCTCCTGCTTCTATTCTTTGAAGCGTACGCACATTTAAATTACACTTTTCAACAAGTTCCTCCTGTGTTAATCCCCTGGCTTTTCTAAGTTTTGCAATCTTTTTGCCTAAGTCTGGTTGCTGCATGATTATGTAAAATTCTGACGCAATGTTATAATTAACACTACCAATATACAATAAATACGGGCGTATTTATTGCCGACATTAACCCGACATTACAATAGTTTGCATAGTACTAAACCTGTATTTATAAATGCCTCATCCCGCATTTTACATAAAATACTCCCCTGTTAGTGCCCGTTCACCATCATATAAGCCCTGTTTATCGATAATATTTATTGCCCGGAAAAATTGAGGATACTTTCGATCAAAAAAAAAACGAAACATTAAACACCCTTTGATCATGAAAAAGTTAATACTCTTATCCGGCGCAGGCTTGCTGATAACAGTTTGCATCCTGGTAGCATGTAAAAAAAGCAGCGAACAAACAACGACTACCACAACCACTACAACTACCACCACCACGGCTTCAGTTTCGGCTTTAACCTGTGGTTCGGCAGTAGTATCATCAACAGCAACTGTTAATACCGTATTTAGCGGCAGCGCTACAATACCGTATACAGGTGGCAACGGCGCTGCTTACACTGCAGGTACGGCTATTTCCTCAACAGGAGTTACCGGTCTTACGGCAACTTTGGCGGCAGGTACATTAGCAAGCGGGGCGGGTAACATCACATACGCCATTGCCGGTACGCCAACATCAACCGGCACCGCTTCATTTTCTATTACCTTTGGCGGGCAAACATGCAGTTTTACTGTCACTGTAGATGCTGCAAGCACCTCAACCGGCTGCTCTACCTCAACAACCATTGCATCAAAAGTAGTTTGCTTAGCCAACGCGTTTTTAGCAACGCTGACAACCGCTCAACAAGCCTCAGTGGTGCTGACCTTAAATAAAACCAACGCTTTGAGATGGTCAAATCTGCCCTGTGGTCTCTCCTGCAGAAATGGTTTAGCTTTCAGCAGCCTGACCAGTACACAATTAGCAGCTGCAAAAGCCGTAGCAGCAGCAGCCATGGGTACAACAACCGGAGAGGGCTATGACGAATTTACTCAAATCCTGGCGGCCGACGACTACCTGGGAACAATGGCCTCGGGTTATTCTTCAGGCAACTATATAATCGCGTTTTTAGGTACGCCCACTACTACCGGCAAGTGGATGCTGCAATTTGGTGGCCACCACTACGCACAAAACATCACTTATGATGCAGGGGTTGTTACCAGCATTACGCCCTTACACCAGGGTGTTGAGCCAAAAGGTTCATTTACCACGGGCGGTACAACCTATACAGGGCCAATAGAATCTGAACATACTGCTATGCAAAATATGCTGGGATCGTTTACAAGTTCTGAATTAGCATCTGCTAAAATTTCCGGCTCGTTTTCTGATTGCCTGATGGTTCCGGGGTCTACTACCAATACAATGCCAACTACCAAACAAGGCGTTCAGGTAAGTACCTTAAGTACAGCGGCCCAGGCTAAAGTTTTAGCGGCGATGATGCCATGGATCAATGATCTTGATGCTACTTCGGCAGCGGCCTTTACCACCATTTATCAAAACGAATTGGCTAATACTTATGTGTGTTATGCCAGCAATACTTCAGGTGTTGCGGGTTCCGCGAGTTCATTTTTAACAACCAATACAGATTATGTCAGGATAGATGGGCCAAGTGTTTGGATAGAGTTTATATGCCAAACTGGTGTGGTAATCAGCAACCAGATACATTATCACACTGTGATGAGGGATCATAACCGTGACTACATAGGTCTATAACAAATTATAAAGAAATTATGCATTACATACTTTCAATGAACAACCGCCGGTTAAGCAGCTGGCGGCTGTTTATTTTTGGAATTTTCTTCGCTGTTACAGCATTAAGGCCAACCGTTTCCGGCGCACATCAAACACCAAATACGCTTGTTTTTTTAGATGCAAGTCCCAACAGGGTTGCACTGGAACTCCAAATGCCACTATCAGAACTGGAACTTGCCTTTGGTAACGATATATCTAAAAATCCGGAAACACTTATTGAAAGATTTGGTCCGCAGTTAAAAGAATATCTCAAAGCACACATACATGCCTATCTGAAAAAAACAGCCCCATGGGAGGTTGAAATAGAATCACTGAAAATGGATAAGGGGAAATATATTGAAAATGGTATGGATTATTGGGAGGTAATTGCCCACGTTGGTATCACCCCTCAACCTGGCGAAAGTGCCCGGAAGTTTATGCTTGATTATGATGTGATCATGCATCAGGTTATTAACCACGCCGCCCTTGTCTCCATCCGTAGCGATTGGGAAGCTGGAAATTTAAATGGCCCTTCCGCCGATGCAATGGTCATCAGCCGGAGTATGAAAGATAATGTAATATATCCCCTGGAAATAAATTTGCAGCCGGGAAGCTGGTTTAAAGGTTTCAAAAGTATGCTTGCATTAGGTATGCAGCATATTAAAGAAGGTACTGATCATTTACTTTTTTTGATTGTATTGTTATTGCCGGCCACACTTTTAATAAATGGCGGACAGTGGGGGCAATTTGGCGGCACAAAATACAGTGTCCTCAGATTATTGAAAATTGTTACTTCGTTTACAATCGGCCACTCCATTACTTTGCTGATCGGAGCTTTAGGCTGGTTAAGGTTACCGGCACAGCCGGTAGAAATATTAATTGCATTTTCTATTCTGGTTTCTGCAGTTCATGCTGTAAAACCAATTTTTCCGGGTAAAGAAATGTATGTGGCGGCGGGTTTCGGTTTAATACATGGTTTAGCATTTGCAGCCATATTGGCTAACCTTAAATTGAATGCAGGTACTATGGCGCTAAGTATTTTAGGCTTTAACCTGGGCATTGAAGCCATGCAGCTTTTTGTTGTATTAATTACCATTCCATGGTTAATTTTGTTAAGCCAAACACTGCTTTACCAATATGTCAGGATTGGGGGCGCTATCATCTCCGGTATAGTTGCCATCGCGTGGATTCTGGAACGTGTTACCCAAACGCCTAATTTTGTTTCAGCATTTGTAAATAAAATTGCAGAACAAGCTCCCTGGGCAATCGTGATACTGGCGGTTTTAGCATTGGTAAGTGTTTTGCTAAAAAGCCGGGGCTCCCATTCGCCGCGGTTAAATTCTTAAATTATACAAAAAAACAAAAACTGAAACCGACTATAGCAGCAGTATTATTCCTGCTGATCTGAAGCCAGATCCGCAATCAGAAACAAAAAAGCCGTTTTTTGAAGAAACGGCTTTTTTGTTAAGCCCGCGGTATATGCATCAAAGCAGCCTGCAGCAAGATATCAAAGTATTGATTTTAATACGTTATTTTCAGCGCACGAACCACAGCTTAAGCAGTAATTTTTATTAATTAAACGTCATTGTAATGTTTTAACAGAATTAATCGTATTGGTAATCAAATTGTATTTTTTTTATTAAACTTTAAAAAAGGTTTTGAAATTTCAAAAAAAAGCCGATAATTGCCATCGAAATATCAGAAAACTCGAACTATTGATTAAAGACTGGCATCTGTGTACTGATGCCCCGATTAATATTAACAGAAAGATATTTTAATATTACCATTTGGTTAATTTATTAGTTTCCTAAACCTTTCTTTTTGATGAGCATCCGTATAACTATCCGATCCTTATATATTTTAATTTTACTATCCTTAACTGCTTCATTAAAAGGCTATAGTCAAACTGTAACCGTTGGAAGCTATGCTGAGGAGCTATTACGCAGGGAGCAGGTAGCAGGAAATACAGACAGTATATCATCATTTGTTATCAGGCCTTTAACCTCAACTGTTGCTGGTCCTGCGCTTCAGTCATTAATTTCGAGCCATGAGTATCTAAAATTCAATTTCATGGGCATGCCATCGGGTTTACGCATCCTTCCGTTTAACTGGTTAAACGAATACAACGTAAACCGTCCTTATGGCTACAATAATTCGTCATTGTATCCAAATGCAGGCTATCAAAGCATGCTAAGCGGCGGCTTTTTGTTAAAAGCCGGAATTCTCAACGTACAGATAAAACCTGAGCTGGTTTACGCGCAAAATAAAAACTTTTCAACTTTTGCCGATGTACAAGCCCGAAACAATTCGCCGGCACTCATGGGTGCTTACTTTAGCCAAATCAATGGTATTGATGCGCCCGAACGATTTGGTATATCTTCTTTAAAACACCTTTATCCCGGGCAATCAAAAATTACATTGGCGTATAAAAGCATAGAAGCCGGCGTATCTACAGAAAATTTGTGGTGGGGACCAGGAATAAGAAATTCAATCATGATGAGCAACTCGGCCCCTGGCTTTTTCCATTGGACCTTCAATTCAACCAAACCGGTTAAAACACTGGTTGGCTCATTTGAGTGGCAGATCATAGGAGGCAACCTAAAACAATCGGGCTTTGCACCGGACGACGTAAGCAAACTTACATACGGCAGCAATTTATATGTCCCCAAGCCTAAAGTTACGAGGTATATTTCGGCCTACAGTGTCAACTGGCAGCCTAAATGGTTAAAGGGCTTATATCTTGGCGCTTCTGCTTACGACTATCTTGACAAAGACTCTCTTTATCATAATAAAAACATTATCCGCAAAATAATTCCCGTTATTACCGGCTCTTCACTTAAGGCTAATGACATCAACAACGGACAAAACGGCGACCAACAGGATTTTGCTTACGCACTCAATATCAGGCAGCTGCTACCTTTATACAAAGCTGAAATTTACTTTGAATGGGCTCGCAATGACCGCACGGGAAGTATTTCTGACTTTTTACAGGAACCCGAACATTCATCAGCATATACCTTTGGCGGACGCAAATTGTTTGAACTTAGCCGGGGAGGCTTTATCCAAATTAAATCGGAAATAACACAGCTGCAAAGGGCTCCAACCTATTTGCTGCGTGACGAACCTTCATGGTATATCCATTCGCAAAGCCCGAGAGACGGTTATACCAATTATGGCAGATACATAGGTGCGGGAATCGGGCCGGGCGGTAACAGTTTTATCTTTGATATAAGTTACCTCAAAAACTACAACTCATATGGCCTTATGCTGGAAAGGCAGTTACATAACAATGACCTGTATTACCAGGCCTTTGCCGGCAAGGGTACTTTTAACCTGCATTGGGTAGATCTTGCAGGTACATTCTATGCTAATCATAAATTTAAAAACTACCTGCTCTCGGCCGAAGCTACCCCTGTTTACACATTGAATTATGAATACAGAAATGGCTCGAGTTTCAATTTACATGCCAGGATTAACTTTACTTATTTTTTTAATTAATGAACAATTTTAGCCCCAATTTTTAGTTTATCGATCAACACACCAGTTATACTACAAATTAAAAAAATTACTTTACCCCCTGAAATGGGAAATTGGTTTACTTTTGCAGAAAATAATATCATTTATTGGGGTACTATTTTACTCTGATAACTTTCACATATGAACAGACTTCGCTTTCTTATATTTTTAATTGCTATACTCAGTTTCGGAGCAGTTGCTCATGTTGCCGCCCAAACCAATTTACAAAACATTTCCTCAATTAATGTCGACGATATTTCAGATCAGCAACTGATTCAGTTGTTACAGCAAGCTCAAAAATCAGGATTAACCGATGCTGAGTTACTGCAGCAAGCTCAAAGTCGGGGAATGTCAGCCGCGCAGGTTCAAAAGTTAGAACTTCGTATAAAAAAATTAAGGGCTAAAAACAATGAATCATCCAATACCCAATCCGATTCAACACTAACACAGCAAGGCAGACAACTTAATTATAAACCAGATACTACAGATACCCTTTACACCAATAAAGACTTATTTGAAAGTTTAAAGCCCAAG from Mucilaginibacter sp. SJ includes:
- a CDS encoding helix-turn-helix domain-containing protein; the protein is MQQPDLGKKIAKLRKARGLTQEELVEKCNLNVRTLQRIEAGEVTPRSYTVKLIFAALGHEVYNSLPGTAERSGKTTDQIRDMIRKACSYTLDLFNLKTNAMKKLTILSVIFLTFCAVIFSACLSSRRVVNDKKALLGTWQIMNNGVPDTTYGGQPGQIRYQTITGDRFMVTDIQYSKKQIYAAFSGSYTLDTQNKTYSVLIEAIGGPGYAQYMNGKIGTFNYRLKDSLLYLKGNGYDEVWKRVR
- a CDS encoding DUF3500 domain-containing protein; the encoded protein is MKKLILLSGAGLLITVCILVACKKSSEQTTTTTTTTTTTTTASVSALTCGSAVVSSTATVNTVFSGSATIPYTGGNGAAYTAGTAISSTGVTGLTATLAAGTLASGAGNITYAIAGTPTSTGTASFSITFGGQTCSFTVTVDAASTSTGCSTSTTIASKVVCLANAFLATLTTAQQASVVLTLNKTNALRWSNLPCGLSCRNGLAFSSLTSTQLAAAKAVAAAAMGTTTGEGYDEFTQILAADDYLGTMASGYSSGNYIIAFLGTPTTTGKWMLQFGGHHYAQNITYDAGVVTSITPLHQGVEPKGSFTTGGTTYTGPIESEHTAMQNMLGSFTSSELASAKISGSFSDCLMVPGSTTNTMPTTKQGVQVSTLSTAAQAKVLAAMMPWINDLDATSAAAFTTIYQNELANTYVCYASNTSGVAGSASSFLTTNTDYVRIDGPSVWIEFICQTGVVISNQIHYHTVMRDHNRDYIGL
- a CDS encoding HupE/UreJ family protein — its product is MHYILSMNNRRLSSWRLFIFGIFFAVTALRPTVSGAHQTPNTLVFLDASPNRVALELQMPLSELELAFGNDISKNPETLIERFGPQLKEYLKAHIHAYLKKTAPWEVEIESLKMDKGKYIENGMDYWEVIAHVGITPQPGESARKFMLDYDVIMHQVINHAALVSIRSDWEAGNLNGPSADAMVISRSMKDNVIYPLEINLQPGSWFKGFKSMLALGMQHIKEGTDHLLFLIVLLLPATLLINGGQWGQFGGTKYSVLRLLKIVTSFTIGHSITLLIGALGWLRLPAQPVEILIAFSILVSAVHAVKPIFPGKEMYVAAGFGLIHGLAFAAILANLKLNAGTMALSILGFNLGIEAMQLFVVLITIPWLILLSQTLLYQYVRIGGAIISGIVAIAWILERVTQTPNFVSAFVNKIAEQAPWAIVILAVLALVSVLLKSRGSHSPRLNS
- a CDS encoding capsule assembly Wzi family protein, whose amino-acid sequence is MSIRITIRSLYILILLSLTASLKGYSQTVTVGSYAEELLRREQVAGNTDSISSFVIRPLTSTVAGPALQSLISSHEYLKFNFMGMPSGLRILPFNWLNEYNVNRPYGYNNSSLYPNAGYQSMLSGGFLLKAGILNVQIKPELVYAQNKNFSTFADVQARNNSPALMGAYFSQINGIDAPERFGISSLKHLYPGQSKITLAYKSIEAGVSTENLWWGPGIRNSIMMSNSAPGFFHWTFNSTKPVKTLVGSFEWQIIGGNLKQSGFAPDDVSKLTYGSNLYVPKPKVTRYISAYSVNWQPKWLKGLYLGASAYDYLDKDSLYHNKNIIRKIIPVITGSSLKANDINNGQNGDQQDFAYALNIRQLLPLYKAEIYFEWARNDRTGSISDFLQEPEHSSAYTFGGRKLFELSRGGFIQIKSEITQLQRAPTYLLRDEPSWYIHSQSPRDGYTNYGRYIGAGIGPGGNSFIFDISYLKNYNSYGLMLERQLHNNDLYYQAFAGKGTFNLHWVDLAGTFYANHKFKNYLLSAEATPVYTLNYEYRNGSSFNLHARINFTYFFN